The genomic segment GCTGCCCAATACAAGAGGGTACGACTATgtggagtgagtgagtgagtgagtgagtgagtgagtgagtgagtgtgtgtgcgtgtggttgGTTCAAAGGTGGAAGACCAGTACTCGTACAATTCAATACACTATTAGTTGATTATATGTGCAACTCTCATTCTCTCAGGAAACTTTTGACCCATGTCACGCTGGTTAAAAGACGACTGAGCTTTAAGACGGGTGTAAATCAGACTGAGcagagtgtgagagagggagaatcaTCAGCCTGCTCGAGGCCGCACACTTTCCTTCAGAGGTAATGGGGAGTGAGTGGGGTCTCAAGAGCTACTTATCAATCATAATGTCCAGTAGATAACAGTCGGCACAGTCCCTGTTTGGAGGACACAGAAGCTTAGTTATGAGCTGCTGCAGACACGGGCACCACTTCCAAGCACTTTGGACACTTAAAATGTTTCTCCAGCACTGTTTTTCAATCTGTAGCTGTTTGGGTCAGACATGAATGATATATTCTTATCTTGattctttgttctgttttcatactcagttttattttattttatatctttgtttttaacaccCTTTGTCCGAGGAGCCTCCTAGCATAGGAGTTTCTCGTGATTCTACTCGTATAACCACTGACGATAAATCCAAAATCTTCAATCTTACTTTTAATAAGAACCTCATACAACCTCACTtccaaaaaaaagaactatATCCCTTTAAGTGTCTGTTGCATCACTTAGTATTCCTTCTTTTGCCCTTCTTATGCCTCCTATAAAACAGCTCATCAGCAGCCTGTTTGAATCAcagttgaaaatgaaatgtggtTGTTAATTTGTTTCAGGAACCTCAGACAGTGTGTCAGAGCGCCAGtgaaaaaagtgatgaagaagaacaggaggaagaggaaaagagacGATTCTCGTCGCCCACGTGTCGCCAAGCGGCAGCGTCTCCACAGCAACAATCACCGTCGGCACGTTGGCGCAGGCCGCGATGATATCGACGGTCGTCACACAACCAGCAGTGTCAGCAGCACGCCTGCTCCTGAGGGTTCTAGCGATGAAGAATTGGACACTGTGACTGATGAGATGATTCCATGTTCGGTCACTCTTGAGCCCATCAGAGACGCCCCGGCCGCTCAGAAAGCAGCGAAGAAGAGAGGTGGCTTCAGAGACTTGCTCGCCCAACTGAGGGGCACCAGCAGCATGATCGTCAGAGAAACACATTAGCAGGACGGCGCTCTTTAGTTTTAATATACATTCAAACTGCTGCGTTGTTATCTCGGGCTGAAGcagctttttatatttatttaatattcagTGTTTCTGTTCAGGACACCAGTCAGTACAAACCTGTGCCATCATCCTGGGTCATGTACATCAGCACGTTTCTGCTGCCGTTCAATGCACATGCTTTGTAAGTAGTTTCTTGAATATAAAaatgaccttaatttaaagtctcATACAACAAGAGAACTGgatacagatgtttgtttttttcttcttcactttatTCCTCAGACTCACCCTGATTACATTAGATCAACAGTAAACCAGGATAACATCATCCAGATAACTTAAGCTGTACTCacatgcccttgagcaaggcaccgaacccccccccccaactgctctggtgtgctccctttgtagcagccccactctgacatgtCTACTTTAATGAACGTCCACATGTCCTGTTTGTACATGCGTGTGATTTGGGGCCCATGTGTGTGAGTAGCATGTCCCTAAAAATAACAGTGTAAACCTGAATTTACCCTCAGGGATTAATTAAATTGTCAGTGGAATTGACAGTGTACGGTATTAtttcttgtctttgtgttaACAGTaagaaatgttatttattttggttttattcacttcaAAAGTTATACTGATACATGTACACTGTATATTATTAAGCCGTTAGGATTTCAGACTCTTctgtatgaataaaaaaaacttcaccaaaataatcaaacaaacatttattttgtggtCGCAACTTGTGGACAAATGTTTCCTCCTGTAATCATGGTCGAGGGTTTATTTAGGGTGTGTTgaaatacttttaaatgtaacagaaaAAGATCTGCTTTGTCTTAACCTTATGCGTAATGTTTAAACAGGACGTACTTTATAAAGGGTTTAAACAACAGTTCAAAGAACAAAGTTTACACTTCGGAATCCAGAGTGAGACTATCCTCGGCAATATGTGACAGCCTTACTCTAAAAGCCCACTTGGTGGCGCCAGTTAGATTAGAATAGagtagatgtttattgccatttgcaacaggtacaggacagtacaggtacatgtgcgtttctccctgagtcagcttctacaaaaaaaagttaattatataaaaaatagaataacattaaaagaaaaagagtagaaaagtacaaaaaagtaaaaataaataagttgtagtaacagctgagtgatttaaaataaactgtacagaagctatacactatattaaagcaaagatataatacaaaggggaacactgcacaatgaaatgaaaatataaatctgttttcttgtctctaactttctacatctcttattgcacctgaggttattgcacacacTTTTCACATTATACttgcactgttttttgtttttaaggttgatGTTGCACACTTGTATTGCACTGTGAGGTGGTCAACTGTCCATTTAGTCCGTGAGGTGTGGGTTGAAGTTACTTCCTTCCCATCTTAATGTCCCGTGCTACAAGTCTCACGGCAGCAGGGAAAAAGCTGTTGTGGTAGCGGGCCTTGTGGGCGGAGATGCTCTCTGGCCTGTGATGTCGCAGGTTATAGCCCGAGTTCTTCCACCTGAACAGAGCATGAGCTGGGTGCTGTTTGTCCTTGAGGATGctacacacagcgctgcagggGAAAAGCACccctgcagcgctgtgtgtacagtgtgtacatGGAGGAGAGGTTGGAGCcagtgattctctctgcagtCTTTATGACCCGTTGAAGCGATTTCCTCTCAGACAGTGTGAAGTACTCAACTCTTCAGGGCGTACTCACACTAGACAAAGTTCCCCCGTACCATGCTttagcacgattgcccccccccccccccggcctgTACTCACACACTGCTCCTCCAGGACTAACTGGGCCTGAGCacagttacctcttgtacatgaTGTCGAAATACAGCACACATATGTCTCAAAgtaattatgaagcgtgcttagtttacaagaaaGGCAGACTCGAAAACTAAAAAAATTAAAGGGACTCGGGTCTGCGTCCACACATCAGAGAACACGGAGAACATGACAGCAACTTGACTGATTCATTGTGTGcctgtgcttgtgcatgaactgtaccatgCCAAAGCACACTTCTTCCAAGGAAGTGCACCATGCTTGGGCCCAGCTCTCACATTATTCTAATGAACTGGACTTTATTGCAGGAAAAGTTGTTAAAATTATTTTAGCAATCATTTCAACCCAGTTTCCACAAATCCCTGCACAAAGCAGGTTACATCTAAACAGGGTGCAGGCTTTAACCAATGGGATTGTTTACACCTGTCTGCTTCCTGTATATCAGAGATGACTTGACCACTCATACAAAACCTTCAGCTGCATTACCCCCAACTATATCTGTCAGTACAGGCTCCTTTTCAAGAAGCAGCTTTACCGTGTTACTATTATGTTTAAGACGAAGCAggaagttttgtttctttttgtaggGGTTTTACacagaaatgttatttttgaGATGTTTGTGCTGATAGTAGAGAGTGTGGGGGAAGGGggtgaaaaaaagacagagataaGAGGCTCAGTCTGAAGGTTTGAAAGTGTTGCTGTGTGTCGGAGGATGTCTCTGTTTACTTCTGGGATTAATGTGTTGGGAGAGGACGAGGGGGATTTAAAGTTAGAATTGTTAGTTTCTAACTAGGAAAAATGAGGAATATGGAGTTGATTTATTATCGATTCATACAGGGATTATGTGAAATGGCATTGAAATTCAGTTTTTGAGTTTTTCACTAAAAGAGTTggataatataaaatatagggccagactgatatgggattttgGGGTCCAATACCGATGTaagggaggggaaaaaatctcatacatttatatttgccaatcTACTAGATAgatatatgcacacacatttattgttttgattacCCAAATGCAGTTATTGTACAATTGTGGAAAAGATGTAATGAGGACAAGCTgttcactcaactggaaagtaactgtacATATATGTGTGTCACTGCTTGACATTCTGGAGAGAGGTAATTCTTTGTCTAATGTAAACAGCAAACTATGCAGATGTAAGAGAACTGCTGGTGTAATATAATTAAACTCAAACAATGTGCTATTTGACAGGTGAGTAAATAATATCAGCACATATCAGAGATTAATAGTCACTTATTGGCTGGCCAATTAATTAGTCTGGCTCGAATAACACATTACCTTTTGTATTCCATGTTGCAATTGATTCGTTCCTTGCTTTATCCATTTACGATTTTGATTACAAATGGGTTACACTAAGATCGATTATCAACTGAAAATAAGGTGAAA from the Labrus bergylta chromosome 4, fLabBer1.1, whole genome shotgun sequence genome contains:
- the si:ch211-227n13.3 gene encoding uncharacterized protein si:ch211-227n13.3 isoform X3, encoding MYLRRSSRTPKPSRKIIPRSPSPDEEVIQRRCLSKRQRKTVLKTTKASNSVEKTNTRRDGDILDLLNSTHGSKSDTEENEGQLVEVTDRGVDESDEDGGSVNSSIVSGPSIFFDVSPKKASTSHLCSICQKKYQKAKKMKAPIKDRLLDTDPKSLTCDQWVMIKSWRQRRLPNTRGKLLTHVTLVKRRLSFKTGVNQTEQSVREGESSACSRPHTFLQRNLRQCVRAPVKKVMKKNRRKRKRDDSRRPRVAKRQRLHSNNHRRHVGAGRDDIDGRHTTSSVSSTPAPEGSSDEELDTVTDEMIPCSVTLEPIRDAPAAQKAAKKRGGFRDLLAQLRGTSSMIVRETH